One window of the Shewanella cyperi genome contains the following:
- a CDS encoding class I SAM-dependent methyltransferase, with the protein MAHAWDPVWEDVFSRQAWGKYPGEDLIRFIARNFYKVTDKSALKLLEVGFGTGANLWFMAREGFPVHGIEGSATAIKLAKERLDQEVPEWQGELLQGDILQLPYEDNSFDAVIDNEAIYANSFENAVQMYKEIHRVLKPGALMFSRCFTEQTTGYGSGTALGKHAFLVSEGPMTGKGYTRFTTRECLEELLQPFKVNELQCISRHSDGGDKVSEWIIIASKSA; encoded by the coding sequence ATGGCACACGCATGGGATCCAGTATGGGAAGACGTTTTCAGCCGTCAGGCCTGGGGAAAATATCCGGGGGAGGATCTGATCCGCTTTATCGCCCGCAACTTCTATAAGGTGACAGACAAGTCGGCCCTGAAACTGCTGGAAGTGGGGTTTGGCACTGGCGCCAATCTGTGGTTTATGGCCCGGGAAGGGTTTCCTGTTCATGGTATCGAAGGCTCTGCCACAGCCATCAAACTGGCCAAAGAGAGACTGGATCAGGAAGTGCCTGAATGGCAGGGAGAATTATTGCAAGGAGACATTTTGCAACTCCCCTACGAAGACAACAGTTTCGATGCTGTTATAGACAACGAAGCCATCTACGCCAACAGCTTTGAAAACGCAGTACAGATGTACAAGGAAATCCACCGGGTGCTTAAACCCGGCGCATTGATGTTCAGCCGCTGCTTCACCGAACAGACCACGGGCTATGGCAGTGGCACAGCGCTGGGTAAGCACGCCTTTCTGGTATCTGAAGGCCCAATGACCGGCAAGGGATATACCCGCTTTACGACCCGCGAATGCCTTGAAGAGTTGCTGCAACCCTTTAAGGTAAATGAGCTGCAATGCATCAGCCGTCACAGTGATGGCGGAGACAAGGTCAGCGAATGGATTATCATTGCCAGTAAGAGTGCCTGA